A segment of the Bartonella henselae str. Houston-1 genome:
AGCCTATGAAAAAAGAATTATGCCACACTTGCATCTCTCCTTGCAGGCAGGCGATAATATGATTCTAAAGAGAATGAAACGACGACATTTACGCGAACATGCAATTCAATTTTGTCAGGATTTACGTGCAAAACGTCCTACAATGGTATATGGTGCTGATTTAATTGCTGGTTTTCCTACTGAAACAGAAGAGATGTTCCAAAATAGTCTCTCGTTGGTAAATGATTGTCATTTAACACATCTCCACGTTTTTCCCTTTAGTCCAAGAGAAGGAACCCCTGCTGCACGCATGCCACAAATCAATCGTAAAATAATCAAAATGCGTGCAGAAAGGTTGCGCAAAGCAGGTGACAAAGCTTATCAAAAACATCTTTTTCACTTACAAAATAGTCAACAAAAGATTCTCGTTGAAAAAGATGGTATTGGACGAACAGAAGATTATACTCTTGCAAAAATTGAAGGTGCTAAAGCCGGAACAATTGTTAAAGCTCTTATTGTTGGCCACGATAAAGATAAATTGATTGCTGTCCTTCCAAAGTTGAACGCAGCCTGAGTAGGGAAATCTTTATGACAAAACCCTTTATAAAAAAAATATTTTCCTTCAACAAGTCTAAAGAACAGAAAATAGAACAAGTTTCCACCCCTTATGAAAACGATAGAGTAGACGAAAATAAGGATAAAAGTGAAATCACAAAAAACGATTTATCCTCTATAGACAGAAAAACAAAGGAACAAACAGAAAATCAAAATATAGCATCTGCAAAATATGATGAAAAAAATCAACCTTTTGAATCATATTCCAGCAAAGAACACCATTCTAGTAAAGTAATTATCACAGATATAATCAGTGAAAAAAAAATTGAAGAAATTTTGCCTGTGTCCTCTGTTGAACAGGAAAAAAGAGCGTGGTTTGGACGTCTTAAAAAAGGATTAGCTCTTTCCTCACAGCGCTTAAGTAAATCCATTGGCGAAGTCTTTGTTAAAGAAAAACTTGATAAAGACAAGTTACAAGAACTGGAAGACATTCTTATTCAAGCGGATCTTGGTGTGGAAACTGCTACTCACATCACCGATACCTTAGCTTCTAGTCGTTACAAAAAAAATCTATCTCCAGATGACGTTCACAGCATCATAGCAAATGAAATCGAAAAAGTGCTAAAACCTGTTGCAATTCCACTGGAACTTGATCTTAATCATAAGCCTCATGTTATTTTACTAGTAGGTGTAAATGGTACAGGAAAAACAACAACCATTGGAAAACTTGCAGCAAAACTCACTAAAGGAGGATTAAAAGTTATGCTTGCCGCTGGAGATACGTTTCGTGCTGCCGCCATTGAGCAATTGCATATTTGGGGTGAACGCATAGGTGCTCCTGTTATTTCAACGAAATTAGGTGCAGATGCGGCTAGCTTAGCATTTGATGCTTATGAAAAAGCAAAAAAAGCAAACAGTGATGTCTTGATCATTGACACAGCGGGACGTTTACAAAACAAAACTGAACTGATGGACGAATTGGCAAAAATTATTCGCGTTTTAGGTAAACATAATCCTCAAGCACCTCATACAATACTTCAAACCCTTGATGCAACCACTGGGCAAAATGCGCTCAATCAAGTAGACATTTTTCGCGATATTGCTGGTGTAAATGGATTAGTCATGACAAAACTCGATGGAACTGCACGAGGAGGAATTCTTGTTGCCATTGCAGCAAAATATAAATTACCTGTTTATTTTATAGGTATAGGGGAAAATATTGAGGATCTCCAACCTTTTTCTGCCTCTGACTTTGCCAAAACTATTGCAGGAAGACACTCATGAAAAAATCTTTTTTTGAGCATAATTCATACAATAACCACGATTCAAAAAATATCAATACTAATCAAAAAGCACCTCTTTCACCAACACTTAAATTTCTCTTAGAAATGGGGCCATTAGTTATTTTTTTTCTTGCTAATTATAAAGGCGAATGGCTGATAAACAATATTGAAATTTTTAAAAGATTTAATAAACCTCTTTTTCCGGCCACAGCTATTTTCATGATGGCAATTATTGTTGCTTTAGTCTTATCATGGATACTTGCGCGAAAAATTCCTATTATGCCTCTTATCTCTGGGATATTTGTTTTGGTCTTTGGATCTTTAACTCTTTGGCTTCATAACGATACTTTTATCAAAATGAAACCGACAATCATTAATAGTTTGTTTGCTCTTGTTCTCTTTGGTGGTCTGTTTTTTAAAAAACCACTTTTGCGTTATATTTTTGATTCCACTTTTAAACTTGATGATTTAGGGTGGAAAAAACTTACTTATCGCTGGGCATTTTTTTTCATTTTTCTCGCTGTTTTAAATGAAGTAATTTGGCGCAATTTTAGCGATAATTTTTGGACAAATTTTAAAGTCTTTGCCATTATGCCTATAACAGTTTTTTTTATGTTAACACAAATGCCTCTTATAATGAAACATTCAAAAGATCTTTTTAAAGAAGAGGATAAAACTAATTCTTAAACAAATATAAAATTATTTTATAGATTTATTACTGTCCACCGTTCACGGAGGGAAGAAGTGTTAATTGAACAGTTCATCTGTCGAGAAGATAATTTTGGTGTGCTCATTCATGATGAAACGAGCGGTTACACAGCAGCAATTGATGCACCTGAAAGCAACGCAATTCAAAATGCTCTAAAACGCCGCAACTGGACGCTTCAGACTATCTTTTTAACGCATCATCATCATGACCATGTGGAAGCGCTAGCAGAGTTAAAGCAAATTTATAAAGCCATTGTTATTGGACCAGAAGCAGAAAAAGAAAAAATTAGTCACATTGATCAAACACTTAAACCTGATGAAAGCTTCTTATTTGGTACCCACACAATTTTAGCACTTTCAACACCTGGTCATACATTAGGAGCATTATCCTATTACTTTCCTCAAGAAAATTTACTCTTTGCCGGAGATACACTTTTTTCACTGGGCTGTGGACGTCTTTTCGAAGGAACACCGGCACAAATGCTAAACTCTTTAAAAAAGCTTCGTCAGCTTCCCGATGAAACACTTCTTTATTGTGGCCATGAATACACTAAAAGTAACGCTCTTTTTGCATTGACACTTGATCCATACAATCAAAAACTTCAACAAAGAGCAGAAGATGTTTTTTTGTTGCGTGCAAAAAATGCCATGACTTTACCTGTAACATTAGGGCAAGAAAAAAAAAACAATCCTTTTCTTCGCTGGGATAATAGAACTTTGCGAAAAACCCTTAGGATGGAAAAAGAAACAGATGAAGAAGTCTTTGCTGAAATCCGCAAAAGAAAGGACAATTTTTAAGTATATTTAAATTAGCATTGCATTTGCTTTTTCGTTTATAACATACGCTCAAATATCAATTGCAAAACAAATAGATAACCATTTTGTTTTATCACCTATCAATAATCCAAATATAATATAGTAGCAGTTTACCTCTTAACAGGAAAAAATAAGTTAAAAAACTCCCTCAAAAACCAGAAAAATCACATATAGGAAATGTAAAACAGAACGCCATTGTGTTACTAAATTCATGCACTTTTTTTAAAAAAACATTTTTCAATACTCGTAAGCCCATTTTATGATAGCACCTACAAATAGTGTAAAGATAAAGCCATTGTATACCACAATTTTTAAGCTCATGAAGTAATAAGCCAACACCATCATACTATTTACCAATCCTCAATGTTGAGCAATTCTTATATTGAAAAGATTCATAAGAAGCATTCTATTCCTTGGCTTCACTAGTTTTTATCTGCATACCAACTCCACTTATGACGGACAAGTAAGTGATTTTAATTTTTTC
Coding sequences within it:
- the ftsY gene encoding signal recognition particle-docking protein FtsY, whose protein sequence is MTKPFIKKIFSFNKSKEQKIEQVSTPYENDRVDENKDKSEITKNDLSSIDRKTKEQTENQNIASAKYDEKNQPFESYSSKEHHSSKVIITDIISEKKIEEILPVSSVEQEKRAWFGRLKKGLALSSQRLSKSIGEVFVKEKLDKDKLQELEDILIQADLGVETATHITDTLASSRYKKNLSPDDVHSIIANEIEKVLKPVAIPLELDLNHKPHVILLVGVNGTGKTTTIGKLAAKLTKGGLKVMLAAGDTFRAAAIEQLHIWGERIGAPVISTKLGADAASLAFDAYEKAKKANSDVLIIDTAGRLQNKTELMDELAKIIRVLGKHNPQAPHTILQTLDATTGQNALNQVDIFRDIAGVNGLVMTKLDGTARGGILVAIAAKYKLPVYFIGIGENIEDLQPFSASDFAKTIAGRHS
- a CDS encoding septation protein A is translated as MKKSFFEHNSYNNHDSKNINTNQKAPLSPTLKFLLEMGPLVIFFLANYKGEWLINNIEIFKRFNKPLFPATAIFMMAIIVALVLSWILARKIPIMPLISGIFVLVFGSLTLWLHNDTFIKMKPTIINSLFALVLFGGLFFKKPLLRYIFDSTFKLDDLGWKKLTYRWAFFFIFLAVLNEVIWRNFSDNFWTNFKVFAIMPITVFFMLTQMPLIMKHSKDLFKEEDKTNS
- the gloB gene encoding hydroxyacylglutathione hydrolase, translated to MLIEQFICREDNFGVLIHDETSGYTAAIDAPESNAIQNALKRRNWTLQTIFLTHHHHDHVEALAELKQIYKAIVIGPEAEKEKISHIDQTLKPDESFLFGTHTILALSTPGHTLGALSYYFPQENLLFAGDTLFSLGCGRLFEGTPAQMLNSLKKLRQLPDETLLYCGHEYTKSNALFALTLDPYNQKLQQRAEDVFLLRAKNAMTLPVTLGQEKKNNPFLRWDNRTLRKTLRMEKETDEEVFAEIRKRKDNF